From Piscinibacter gummiphilus:
TCGTGGCCCCGGAACTTGCGGCCCGCGTGCCGTTTGCCATCCTGCTCGGGCTCACCTTCTTGTGGACCTGGTACAGCACCTACCACCTCGCGCGCACCGATGCGGCCCAGCCGGTGCCCTTCGCCTTCGGCGGCGAAGCAAGCCCGGTGGACTACGCCCGCGCCATTGCAGACGGTGCCCTGCTGGCGCTGATCGCGTGCCTGGGCCTGCTGCAGCTGGGGCACGAGACCACGCCTGAGCTGGCGCAACTCGCCAGCGTCGCCCTCTTCCTCTACGCACTCGCCGCCTGCCCCTTCAGACCCTGGCAAAGCCGCGTGGCAGCGCTCGTTGCGTTGCCGGTGCTGGCCGGCAGCGGCGCGCCCAGCATCGCGATGATGCTGGCCGCCGCCGGCGCGCTGGCCTGCTGGTACTCGAGCTACGCACCGGCTCGCCGCTTCACGGGCTGGATCGTGGTGTCGGCTGCGCTCGCGGCCGTCGTGGCGGTGTCGCTGCAGGCCTGGGCCTGGCGTGCGACCGGCTATACGCAACCCGCCCAGCTGTTCAGCGTGGCAAGGCTGCTCGCGTGGTTCACCTGGCCCGCGTGGCCCCTGGCGCTCTGGACGCTTTGGCGCTGGCGCTCTCACCTCCTGCACCGGCACATTGCCGTGCCCCTGGGCAGCGCCTTGGTCGGCCTCGTGGCATGCGTCGCGATGAGTGGATCCGACCGTGCCCTGATGCTTGCCCTGCCGGCGCTCGCCGTGCTGGCCGCATTTGCCCTTCCCACATTGCACCGCGGCACGTCTTCGGCAATCGACTGGTTCTCGGTGTTCTTCTTCACCGCCTGGGTGATCGCGATCTGGGTGATCTACGCCTCGGTCTACACCGGATTCCCGGCCAAGCCCGCGGCCAACGTGATGAAGCTCGCTCCGGGCTTCGTCCCGAAGTTCTCCGGCATCGCGCTCACCGTGGCGGTGCTGGGCACCCTCGCCTGGCTCTGGCTGGTGCAATGGCGCACCGGGCGCAACCGCCACCCGCTGTGGAAAAGCATGGTGTTGCCGGCCAGCGGCGTGGCCGTGTGCTGGATGCTCGTGATGTCGCTCGGACTGCCGCTCTTCGACTACGCGCGCAGCTACCGGCCGCTCATCGTGCGCATCACGCAGCACGTGCCGCGCGACGCCTGCATCGCTGCACCCGGCATGTCGCGAGCACAGATCGCAGCGCTCGAATACTTCGGCGACTACCGCGTCGAAGGCAACACGCCGGGCGACGCGACGCGCTGCGAATTCCTGCTGCTGACCGAGACCGTCAACCGCCGGGCCCCCGCGCCAGCCGGCTGGCTGCTGGTGGCACGCGAGCGGCGTCCGGTCGACAAGGATGAAGTCGTCGCGGTCTACCGCCGCAGCGGCGACGTCACGCCCGCGCGCTGACGAGCCCTGGCGGACGTCAGCGCGGCACCTTCTCGGCCGCCACCTTGGCCTCGGGCAAGGCCGGCGGCTCCGGCACACGCACCCGCGCTGCCGGAAACACCAGACAGAAGCTCGAGCCCTTGCCCAGCTCGCTCTGCACATCGAGCTCGCCACCATGCCGATGCACGACGTGCTTGACGATGGAAAGCCCGAGCCCAGTCCCACCCGTCTCGCGCGAGCGGCTGCCGTCCACACGGTAGAAGCGCTCGGTCAACCGGGGAATGTGCTCACGCGACACGCCGATGCCGGTGTCGCTCACCGTGATCTCGCCTGAACCGTCATCGCGCCGGCGCCACACCACCGAGATGCGCCCGCCTTCCGGCGTGTAGCGCACGGCGTTGGTCACGAGGTTGCCGACCGCGCTCATCAATTCGCTCTCCAGCCCCGCGATCTGTGCGTCGATGTCTTCCGTCACCGTGAACTGATGCCGCCCCATCGAGAGCGACGCGCCATCGGCATGCGCCTGTCCGATCAACTTGCTCACCGGCACCCAGCGGTCGATCGGCGGGCGTGGGCTGCCTTCGAGTTGCGCGAGGGTCAGCAAGTCACTCACGAGCGTCTGCATGCGCTGGGTCTGCTGCGACATCAGCGTGAGCACACGTCGGCGCTCCACCTCCGTCAAGGGCAGGTTGCCCATCGTCTCGATGAAGCCCGCCAGCACCGTGAGCGGCGTGCGGATCTCGTGCGACACGTTGGCCACGAAGTCACGCCGCATCGCCTCGGAACGCTCCCGCTCGGTGACGTCTTGCGACAGCACGAGCTTCAAGCCTTCGCCATAGCTGCGCACCAGCACCGACAGCGTCCCACGACC
This genomic window contains:
- the phoR gene encoding phosphate regulon sensor histidine kinase PhoR — its product is MTRLLVTVIAVALGGFVGYLAGHAAGAPVVGAVIGGAVGACVVVLADTLRGYRLSRWLSGSQEGQAPRDTGFWGEIGYRVERSIRLREKSMQTEQTRLAQFILAMEASPNGVLLLDEADQITWCNAMAANHFGLDPERDKRQRVTNLVRAPVFVAHLQAGQYGETLLIPDPRGRGTLSVLVRSYGEGLKLVLSQDVTERERSEAMRRDFVANVSHEIRTPLTVLAGFIETMGNLPLTEVERRRVLTLMSQQTQRMQTLVSDLLTLAQLEGSPRPPIDRWVPVSKLIGQAHADGASLSMGRHQFTVTEDIDAQIAGLESELMSAVGNLVTNAVRYTPEGGRISVVWRRRDDGSGEITVSDTGIGVSREHIPRLTERFYRVDGSRSRETGGTGLGLSIVKHVVHRHGGELDVQSELGKGSSFCLVFPAARVRVPEPPALPEAKVAAEKVPR